In Jaculus jaculus isolate mJacJac1 chromosome 11, mJacJac1.mat.Y.cur, whole genome shotgun sequence, the following proteins share a genomic window:
- the Smim20 gene encoding small integral membrane protein 20: MSSSRNLRTALIFGGFVSLIGAAFYPIYFRPLMRLEEYQKEQAVNRAGIVQEDVQPPGLKVWSDPFGRK, from the exons ATGTCCTCGTCCCGGAACCTGCGCACCGCGCTCATTTTCGGCGGCTTCGTCTCCCTGATCGGCGCCGCCTTCTACCCCATCTACTTCCGGCCCTTAATGAGGCTGGAGGAATACC AGAAGGAGCAAGCCGTAAACCGGGCTGGTATTGTGCAAGAAGACGTGCAACCACCAG GGTTAAAAGTGTGGTCTGATCCATTTGGCAGGAAATGA